A part of Cannabis sativa cultivar Pink pepper isolate KNU-18-1 chromosome 6, ASM2916894v1, whole genome shotgun sequence genomic DNA contains:
- the LOC133039442 gene encoding ankyrin repeat-containing protein At5g02620-like encodes MELISSIEDGECSNDENILNFLNAVKSGNKARIQDLLKSSSSSAAALALIETENKDNGDTPLHVAVMLGNFKVVELILDHINNIEIIRRLLQKPNKKNNTVLHEAVKNGNLDIVKLLLEKDSSLVNSNNEDGESPLFLAVDRELYEIASHILSKIEYVGGILSEEKGSWSGRNGLNVMHAAVIRNKGLTNIKKRNKIKGDGMIEKLLEKYGNDILKGKDDHGWSPLHYAAHLNEFGLVNKFLSKPSLICCVQDNENMSPLHIAAKNGSLEALQSLKNGSGLYSYKMFELLDKNKRTALHVAVESKHTFLVERMLCFEESKYIINWKDKDGNTCFHLAALTKSSKMVLSFILFQRKFTLLDKAAVNNKGMTAIQIYSYHLESHSHQTPFWLLTPVYAKDFQWFKTSLESVHNVNGDKPKEEETRIVSLEPKQPNGERGSYNYLSTEFINVNLIVATIIATITFAAGVQIPGGYNDQGMAILRENPSFKNFIVSNSYGFSLSSASIHWKVLPIEDTRKKHLEKRFVFACAGTDENSGDNYEQ; translated from the exons ATGGAGTTGATTTCTTCTATAGAAGATGGTGAATGTTCTAATGATGAGAACATCTTGAATTTTCTCAACGCGGTGAAGTCTGGCAACAAAGCCCGAATACAGGATCTCTtaaaatcatcatcatcatcagcagcAGCACTAGCTCTAATTGAGACCGAGAACAAAGATAATGGGGACACACCCTTGCATGTTGCTGTAATGTTAGGGAATTTTAAGGTTGTAGAACTCATCCTAGATCACATCAATAATATTGAGATTATTCGTCGTCTACTACAAAAGCCAAATAAGAAGAACAATACGGTGTTACATGAAGCTGTGAAGAATGGTAACTTGGATATTGTTAAGCTTTTACTTGAAAAAGATTCGAGTTTAGTTAATTCGAATAATGAAGATGGAGAATCACCGTTGTTCTTGGCGGTCGATAGAGAGCTTTATGAAATTGCTTCTCACATTTTAAGTAAAATTGAATATGTGGGAGGAATATTATCGGAAGAGAAGGGTAGTTGGTCTGGAAGGAATGGTTTAAATGTTATGCATGCAGCTGTTATTCGCAACAAGGGTCTAACCAATATTAAGAAACGTAATAAGATCAAAG GTGATGGGATGATTGAGAAGCtgttagaaaaatatggcaatgatattttaaaagggaAAGATGATCATGGATGGAGTCCTCTTCATTATGCAGCACACTTGAATGAGTTTGGTTTGGTGAATAAGTTTTTGTCTAAACCCTCCTTAATTTGTTGTGTTCAAGACAATGAAAACATGTCTCCTCTTCACATTGCGGCCAAGAATGGTTCTTTGGAAGCATTACAGTCATTAAAAAATGGATCGGGATTATATAGTTACAAGATGTTCGAGTTATTGGACAAGAACAAGCGAACCGCTCTACATGTTGCTGTGGAGAGTAAACACACATTTTTGGTAGAGAGAATGCTTTGTTTTGAAGAAAGTAAGTACATTATTAACTGGAAAGACAAAGATGGAAATACTTGCTTTCATCTTGCTGCCTTAACTAAAAGTTCTAAAATGGTATTATCATTCATCCTCTTCCAACGTAAGTTTACATTACTAGACAAAGCGGCAGTTAACAATAAAGGGATGACGGCCATTCAAATCTATTCTTATCATCTTGAATCACATTCACACCAA ACGCCTTTTTGGCTATTGACGCCAGTTTACGCCAAAGATTTCCAATGGTTTAAAACGAGTTTGGAAAGTGTACACAATGTGAATGGTGATAAACCGAAAGAGGAAGAGACTAGGATTGTTTCACTTGAACCTAAACAACCCAATGGTGAAAGAGGATCATATAATTATTTGAGCACTGAATTTATTAATGTCAACTTAATTGTGGCAACAATCATAGCAACCATCACATTTGCAGCGGGTGTCCAAATTCCTGGTGGTTACAATGACCAAGGCATGGCCATCTTACGAGAAAACCCATCGTTCAAAAATTTTATCGTCTCTAACTCATATGGTTTCAGTTTGTCATCAGCCTCG ATTCATTGGAAGGTTCTTCCAATCGAAGATACACGTAAAAAGCACCTAGAGAAGAGATTTGTATTCGCCTGTGCCGGAACCGACGAGAACTCCGGCGATAACTACGAACAGTGA
- the LOC115695580 gene encoding uncharacterized protein LOC115695580, protein MMENMKLKEGDLVCLKNVSLRRAKYIKLQPHSTDFLDISNPKAILETTLRNFTCLSTGDTIMVAYNNKKYYINIIETKPSHAVSIIETDCEVDFAPPLDYKEPERPIEHVSSSKSSTQDEEVPAKEEPKFSPFTGLARRLNGKPSTSEIATTSSSESKDKQSDVVGHGKSKQPSVGSSSPSLARKSQGKLVFGSNSNRMPTQKETPKESKKEEAEKKPEPKFQPFTGKKYSLRG, encoded by the exons atGATGgaaaatatgaaattaaaagAGGGAGATTTAGTGTGTTTAAAGAATGTTTCTCTTCGAAGAGCAAAGTACATAAAATTACAACCACACAGCACTGACTTTTTGGACATTTCAAACCCAAAAGCAAT TTTAGAGACCACACTGAGAAATTTTACATGTTTATCAACTGGAGATACTATCATGGTAGcttataacaacaaaaaatattacataaatatcaTTGAAACAAAGCCATCTCATGCTGTGAGTATTATTGAAACGGATTGTGAGGTAGATTTTGCTCCTCCGTTGGACTACAAGGAACCCGAAAGGCCTATCGAACATGTTTCTTCAAGCAAGTCTTCTACTCAAG ATGAAGAGGTTCCTGCTAAAGAAGAACCTAAATTTAGCCCTTTTACCGGGTTAGCAAGGCGCTTAAATGGAAAGCCTTCAACTAGCGAAATTGCAACCACTTCTTCTTCCGAGTCAAAAGACAAGCAATCTGATGTTGTTGGGCATGGCAAGTCGAAACAGCCTTCTGTAGGGTCTAGTTCTCCATCGCTTGCTCGTAAATCTCAAGGAAAGCTTGTTTTCGGGTCAAATTCCAACCGTATGCCTACACAAAAG GAAACTCCTAAAGAATCGAAAAAGGAAGAGGCAGAGAAGAAACCCGAGCCTAAATTTCAACCTTTTACCGGAAAGAAATACTCATTAAGAGGCTAA
- the LOC115725105 gene encoding pentatricopeptide repeat-containing protein At4g17616: MALLLMKQIRGQLTWCSSSLRFRVASATSWNALVSTQIRELYLSRTIKHFSTSVESEKLCWEGSSYGILLKKLEAALKCHDVDEAWVSFSDFRKLHGFPEDSSLVHRLITELSYSSESYWLRKACSLVLLLSKEKSGLLKGDVLTKLSLSLARSQLPNPATVILRLMLEKDMLPSMNILWLVFLHLVKTEIGTHLASNFLAQLCGEFVKLHAKKGKHAELMKPDTMMFNLVLDACVRFKLAFKGQQNMELMAQTGVIGDAHSISIIAQIHEMNGQRDELKKYKVHVDRVLSKFVCHYRQYYDSLLSLHFKFNDIDAVAELVGHICRYKECVPIQRDKILDKIFLVPIGSHNLKDGLKMQIQPELLQKDTVLKMESRQELILFRNNGKLVFSNRALSKLIKEFKTAGRVSELSKLLLEIQKEHCSLRSSDLCSNVINACIRLGWLELAHDILDDMESSNDAIGVSTYISLLTAYFNRKMLREAKALLKQMRIATGTPMSLSDKMVVTESLSNMLENASSNSIGKTDLYHSLIQEVKDENEKRIPSMVFELNSSIYYFCKAKMIEDAMRTYRRIQEMNIQPTEETFANLVCGYSSMEMYRDITILWGDMKRSMEFGKLSISRDLYEYLLINFLKGGYFERVMEIIDYMKKHNMFTDKAMYKTEFLKLHKNLYKNLKSSEARTDAQRNRLRYVLAFRKWAEID, from the coding sequence ATGGCACTACTACTGATGAAACAAATTCGAGGTCAACTCACTTGGTGTAGCAGTTCATTGAGATTTCGTGTGGCTTCAGCTACTTCTTGGAATGCCTTGGTATCAACTCAAATTCGAGAATTATATCTCAGTAGAACTATCAAACATTTTTCTACTAGTGTTGAGAGTGAAAAGCTATGTTGGGAAGGTTCCTCTTATGGAATCCTGTTGAAGAAGCTTGAAGCAGCTTTGAAGTGTCACGATGTGGATGAAGCTTGGGTATCATTTTCGGATTTCAGGAAATTACATGGTTTTCCTGAGGATTCTTCCCTTGTGCATAGGTTGATAACTGAACTTTCATATTCATCAGAATCATATTGGCTGAGAAAAGCATGTAGTTTAGTCTTGTTATTATCGAAAGAGAAGTCGGGTCTGCTAAAAGGCGATGTCTTGACAAAACTCTCGCTCTCCTTAGCTCGGTCTCAGTTGCCTAATCCTGCCACAGTGATTCTTAGATTGATGTTAGAGAAAGACATGTTGCCTTCCATGAATATTTTGTGGTTGGTTTTTCTGCATTTGGTGAAGACAGAAATCGGTACACATCTTGCTTCCAATTTCTTGGCTCAATTATGTGGAGAATTTGTCAAGTTACATGCTAAGAAGGGCAAACATGCAGAACTTATGAAACCCGATACGATGATGTTTAATCTGGTGCTTGATGCATGTGTGAGGTTTAAACTGGCTTTTAAAGGACAACAAAATATGGAATTGATGGCTCAAACTGGAGTTATTGGTGATGCTCATTCCATCAGcattattgcccaaattcatgaAATGAATGGACAAAGGGATGAGCTAAAGAAATACAAAGTCCATGTTGATCGAGTTTTGTCTAAGTTCGTTTGCCATTATCGACAATACTATGATAGTTTGTTGAGCTTGCATTTCAAATTCAACGATATCGATGCTGTAGCTGAGCTTGTGGGGCATATTTGCAGGTACAAGGAGTGTGTTCCTATTCAAAGAGACAAGATCTTAGATAAGATTTTTCTTGTCCCAATTGGATCTCACAATCTAAAAGATGGGTTGAAGATGCAGATACAACCCGAGTTGCTGCAAAAGGATACTGTCCTGAAAATGGAGAGTAGACAAGAGCTTATTCTTTTTAGGAATAATGGCAAACTTGTTTTTAGTAACAGGGCTCTTTCAAAACTCATCAAAGAATTCAAAACAGCTGGGAGGGTTAGTGAGCTGTCGAAACTCTTACTCGAAATTCAGAAGGAACATTGTTCTTTGAGAAGCTCTGATTTGTGTTCTAATGTGATTAATGCTTGTATTCGTTTAGGCTGGCTAGAGTTGGCTCATGACATTTTGGATGACATGGAAAGCTCTAATGACGCCATAGGTGTTAGTACTTATATCTCACTCTTGACAGCTTACTTTAACCGAAAAATGCTACGAGAAGCAAAGGCTTTGCTTAAACAAATGAGAATAGCTACTGGTACGCCGATGTCTTTATCTGATAAGATGGTTGTCACCGAGAGTCTATCGAACATGTTAGAAAATGCATCATCAAACTCGATTGGTAAAACAGATTTATATCATTCTTTGATTCAAGAAGTGAAAGACGAGAATGAGAAGCGAATTCCTTCAATGGTTTTCGAGTTGAATTCTTCAATATACTACTTTTGCAAGGCGAAAATGATTGAAGATGCTATGAGAACATACAGAAGAATACAAGAGATGAACATTCAACCGACAGAGGAAACTTTTGCTAATCTTGTGTGTGGATATTCTTCTATGGAAATGTACCGGGATATTACAATCTTGTGGGGTGACATGAAGAGGAGTATGGAGTTTGGAAAGCTTTCGATTAGCAGGGATTTGTATGAGTACTTGCTAATTAACTTCCTTAAAGGTGGTTACTTTGAAAGAGTAATGGAGATAATTGATTATATGAAGAAACATAATATGTTTACAGACAAGGCGATGTATAAGACCGAGTTCTTGAAGCTTCACAAGAATCTTTACAAGAACTTGAAGTCGTCGGAAGCTAGAACGGATGCTCAAAGAAACCGGCTTCGGTATGTTTTGGCCTTTAGGAAATGGGCTGAGATTGATTAA